The following are encoded in a window of Neomicrococcus lactis genomic DNA:
- a CDS encoding uroporphyrinogen-III synthase — protein sequence MTEIRNAGHTPVVCPLIDFEFPASTTAIDGSLSRWLAGEFDAAIFTSITTVRALKQRAFALDGLDSSGESSLWKRPAGQLVAVGDPTRRALEAEGFTVDRMPAEEQSAQGILALLAQEPLRSADGSAARVFLPHANLADPALERGLQELGYEVEAVDAYLTVDAPADHARRVTAPLKVASAGAGGVVLEESTQLEPQELAQLAREGGLDAVLLTSPSIARKFAELVGEIPASMQLVAIGKSTGAEIERLGLRLAGIAERPDAASMMAALTKDLKTKNS from the coding sequence GTGACGGAAATTCGGAACGCGGGCCACACGCCCGTGGTCTGCCCACTGATTGATTTCGAATTTCCGGCCAGCACGACGGCGATCGACGGCTCACTTTCGCGATGGCTTGCGGGAGAGTTTGATGCGGCGATCTTCACGTCCATCACCACGGTCCGCGCGCTCAAGCAACGAGCCTTTGCTCTTGATGGCCTCGATTCGTCGGGGGAGAGCAGCTTGTGGAAGCGGCCAGCGGGGCAGCTCGTGGCTGTGGGTGATCCCACGCGTCGGGCGCTTGAGGCCGAAGGTTTTACGGTGGACCGGATGCCCGCCGAAGAGCAATCAGCGCAAGGAATTCTGGCGCTCTTGGCGCAAGAACCGTTGCGCTCTGCAGATGGATCCGCGGCTCGCGTGTTCTTGCCGCACGCCAACTTGGCCGATCCGGCTCTCGAGCGTGGACTGCAAGAACTTGGCTATGAGGTGGAAGCAGTTGACGCCTATCTGACCGTGGACGCGCCAGCAGATCATGCCCGCCGCGTCACAGCGCCACTGAAGGTAGCGAGTGCCGGGGCGGGCGGCGTCGTACTGGAGGAAAGTACTCAGCTGGAACCGCAAGAATTAGCGCAACTGGCACGCGAGGGAGGCCTCGATGCGGTGTTGCTGACGTCGCCGTCCATCGCGCGAAAGTTCGCGGAGCTGGTGGGGGAGATTCCTGCTTCGATGCAACTCGTGGCGATCGGTAAGAGTACCGGTGCCGAAATTGAGCGGCTAGGCCTACGGCTGGCTGGCATTGCGGAACGGCCGGACGCCGCGTCCATGATGGCCGCGCTGACCAAAGATTTGAAGACCAAGAATTCGTGA
- the hemC gene encoding hydroxymethylbilane synthase, protein MPRTQFRVGTRGSALAVTQSTATAELISGASSLGFELVQVKTEGDIVIGPLAQLGGTGVFAAALRVSLLEGKCDLAVHSLKDLPTAQPEGLVIATVPARADVRDALCARDGLTLDNLPTNAKVGTGSPRRAAQLLVARPDLQIVDIRGNVPTRLARVFGEDQSLVDVGVGGELRSDLDAVVLATAGLERLGLERFITERLDPSIVLPAPGQGALAIECCPETAMSGDTLSGALSTVEDQAARWEVTAERALLGYLEAGCAAPIGALGRFSLGSEESSVSVAGVLTLEAVACAPDGSKMMRRRTQKTVTSLADARALGVALAEELLANGAAELAGLKK, encoded by the coding sequence ATGCCACGTACCCAGTTCAGGGTAGGCACGCGAGGTTCCGCGCTCGCAGTCACGCAGTCCACGGCCACGGCCGAGCTCATCTCGGGCGCAAGTAGTCTGGGCTTTGAGCTGGTGCAAGTCAAGACCGAAGGTGACATCGTCATCGGTCCGCTGGCCCAGCTGGGCGGCACCGGCGTCTTCGCGGCGGCTCTCCGTGTGTCCTTGCTCGAGGGCAAGTGCGACCTCGCCGTCCACTCCCTCAAGGACTTGCCCACGGCACAGCCCGAGGGCTTGGTCATCGCGACGGTTCCGGCTCGCGCCGACGTGCGCGACGCCTTGTGCGCTCGCGACGGACTCACGCTCGATAACCTCCCCACCAACGCCAAGGTCGGCACGGGTTCGCCTCGTCGCGCGGCGCAGTTGTTGGTGGCTCGGCCAGATCTGCAGATCGTGGATATTCGCGGCAACGTTCCGACGCGCCTCGCTCGCGTCTTCGGTGAGGACCAGAGCCTAGTCGACGTCGGTGTCGGCGGAGAGCTCCGCTCCGACCTGGACGCTGTGGTGTTGGCAACCGCTGGCCTAGAACGCTTGGGACTCGAACGCTTCATCACCGAGCGCCTCGATCCATCGATCGTCTTGCCTGCACCGGGTCAGGGGGCCCTCGCGATCGAGTGCTGCCCCGAGACGGCCATGAGCGGAGACACGCTCAGCGGCGCGCTCTCGACCGTCGAAGACCAAGCCGCCCGCTGGGAAGTCACCGCCGAACGTGCCCTCTTGGGTTACCTCGAGGCAGGTTGCGCAGCCCCCATCGGTGCACTCGGCCGATTCAGCCTCGGTTCGGAGGAAAGCTCAGTCTCCGTGGCCGGCGTCCTCACACTTGAAGCTGTTGCCTGCGCGCCGGACGGGTCCAAGATGATGCGCCGTCGTACTCAGAAAACCGTCACCTCGCTCGCCGACGCACGGGCGCTCGGCGTGGCACTCGCGGAAGAGTTGCTGGCCAACGGGGCCGCGGAACTCGCCGGACTGAAGAAGTAG
- a CDS encoding ferrochelatase, whose protein sequence is MSTAEVNERGVMSPKPYDAILLASFGGPEGQDDVIPFLRNVTRGRGIPDERLEEVATHYRANGGVSPINAQNRALKAALEAELAVQSIDIPVYWGNRNWDPFIQSTLEEMYEKGHRRVLMLSTSAYSGYSSCRQYREDAGVALRASGLEGKLEVDKVRQYFNTPGFIEPSVDGLKAAIADVRQQLAETGNPDGRITVVFATHSIPTSDAEAAGPKDKSYLDGVFPVSEWKATDLYSAQHLAVAEEIMSRVPEAAGLEHTLVFQSRSGAPHVPWLEPDINDAFEEYKKDGVAGVIVMPIGFVSDHMEVVWDLDTEAKDTAAELGLAFHRAPTAGTHPAFVSGLVELIKERLGTSTERVAATTCGAWFDVCRPECCVKVMRDGTTKPTIAAVDAEVKAPAL, encoded by the coding sequence ATGAGCACTGCTGAAGTTAACGAACGAGGAGTCATGTCTCCTAAGCCGTACGACGCGATCCTGTTGGCATCCTTTGGCGGCCCCGAGGGCCAGGACGACGTCATCCCGTTTTTGCGTAACGTGACCAGAGGCCGCGGCATCCCGGACGAGCGTCTTGAGGAAGTCGCCACGCACTACCGTGCCAACGGAGGCGTGAGCCCCATCAACGCGCAGAACCGTGCTCTCAAGGCAGCGCTCGAAGCAGAGCTTGCTGTCCAGAGCATCGACATTCCCGTGTACTGGGGCAACCGCAACTGGGATCCGTTCATCCAGTCAACTCTTGAAGAGATGTATGAAAAGGGACATCGCCGTGTCCTCATGCTCTCCACGAGCGCTTACTCCGGCTACTCCAGCTGCCGCCAGTACCGTGAGGACGCTGGCGTTGCCCTTCGTGCTTCCGGCCTTGAAGGCAAGCTCGAAGTGGACAAAGTTCGCCAGTACTTCAACACACCCGGCTTCATCGAGCCTTCTGTCGACGGTCTGAAGGCTGCGATCGCCGATGTCCGTCAGCAACTTGCCGAAACCGGTAACCCAGATGGCCGCATCACCGTAGTCTTCGCGACGCACTCGATTCCTACCTCTGACGCCGAAGCCGCTGGACCCAAGGACAAGTCTTACCTTGACGGTGTCTTCCCAGTCAGCGAGTGGAAGGCAACAGACCTCTACAGCGCTCAGCACTTGGCTGTCGCTGAAGAAATCATGTCTCGCGTTCCGGAAGCCGCAGGCCTCGAGCACACGCTCGTGTTCCAGTCCCGCTCCGGCGCGCCACATGTTCCATGGCTTGAGCCGGACATCAACGATGCCTTCGAGGAATACAAGAAGGACGGCGTGGCAGGAGTGATCGTCATGCCGATCGGCTTTGTTTCGGATCACATGGAAGTGGTCTGGGACTTGGACACTGAGGCCAAGGACACGGCTGCTGAGCTGGGACTCGCATTCCACCGCGCACCGACCGCTGGCACCCACCCGGCCTTCGTCTCCGGACTTGTAGAACTGATCAAGGAACGCCTCGGTACCTCCACCGAACGCGTTGCCGCCACCACGTGTGGCGCTTGGTTCGACGTCTGCCGTCCAGAGTGCTGCGTCAAGGTCATGCGCGACGGCACCACGAAGCCAACCATCGCTGCCGTGGACGCCGAAGTGAAGGCGCCTGCGCTGTGA